A window from Pan paniscus chromosome 14, NHGRI_mPanPan1-v2.0_pri, whole genome shotgun sequence encodes these proteins:
- the LOC134728845 gene encoding putative uncharacterized protein FLJ44672, which produces MQPRETAVPAEAAMWEAEAGPPQIGLSRATCSLPASSPGPALPPGCVSRPDSGLPTTSLDSAPAQLPAALVGPPLPEAKLPRPSSGLTVASPGSAPALRWQGRWAPLGPAWASRRPLQAQIVLKSASPGPAPASRRPLQAQVVVKSAWNWAWKSSKSAFPGPAPSSRRPLQVQNFLESASPGPAPPASQWPLSAQTSSWLLAAFPGPAFDFWWPLQAQNLTSSGPLQAWPPASQRSAWAWTHSGLTADAPCPASPCLIAASRVQSSCLSAASAGPAPACQRPL; this is translated from the coding sequence ATGCAGCCAAGAGAAACAGCTGTGCCTGCAGAGGCCgccatgtgggaggctgaggccgggcctCCTCAAATCGGCCTCTCCAGAGCCACTTGTAGCCTCCCGGCGTCTtctccgggcccagctcttcctcctggCTGTGTCTCCAGGCCTGACTCTGGCCTCCCAACAACGTCTTTGgactcagctcctgcccagctcccagcggCCCTGGTAGGCCCACCACTTCCcgaagccaagctccccaggcccagctcaggcctcacggtggcctctccaggctcagctcctgccctccgatggcaaggtcggtgggctcctctaggcccagcttgggcctcccggcggcctctgcaggcccaaatCGTCCTGAagtcggcctctccaggcccagctccggcctcccggcggcctctgcaggcccaagtcgtCGTCAAGTCGGCCTGGAATTGGGCCTGGAAGAGCAGCAAGTCGGCCTTCCCGGGCCCAGCTCCGTCCTCTcggcggcctctccaggtgcaaaacttcctcgagtcagcctctccaggcccagctcctcctgcctcccagtggcctctttcagcCCAGACCAGCTCATGGCTCTTggcggccttcccaggccccgcttttgacttttggtggcctcttcaggcccagaacTTGACCTCCAGTGGGCCTTTGCAGgcctggcctcctgcctctcAAAGGTCTGCATGGGCCTGGACTCACAGCGGACTCACAGCGGACGCTCCATGCCCAGCTAGCCCTTGCCTCATTGCGGCCTCCCgagtccaaagctcctgcctctCGGCCGCTTCGGCAGGCCCAGCTCCCGCCTGCCAGCGGCCTCTTTAG